From Microcoleus sp. FACHB-831, one genomic window encodes:
- the queC gene encoding 7-cyano-7-deazaguanine synthase QueC codes for MKAVVLLSGGLDSSTVLYQAASDGCELYALSFNYQQRHLRELDSAEAIAGSIGVAEHQVVSFDLRRWGGSALTDDQINLPESRSLDEMAQNIPVTYVPARNTIFLSFALAYAEAIAARRVYIGVNALDYSGYPDCRPDYLRAMQEVFRLGTKQGREGEAIAIIAPLIDLKKTEIIQLGNKLGVPWEKTWSCYAGGDRACGVCDSCRLRVAAFEELQLKDPLPYAEPLPGN; via the coding sequence GTGAAAGCAGTTGTGTTGTTGTCTGGTGGGTTAGACTCATCTACGGTTTTGTACCAGGCGGCTTCAGATGGTTGTGAGTTGTACGCGCTGTCGTTTAATTACCAGCAGCGACATCTTAGAGAGTTAGACTCAGCGGAAGCGATCGCAGGTTCAATTGGTGTGGCAGAACATCAGGTGGTCAGCTTTGACTTGCGTCGGTGGGGCGGTTCGGCGCTTACAGATGACCAAATTAACCTGCCAGAGAGTCGCTCTTTAGATGAAATGGCTCAAAACATTCCTGTAACTTATGTTCCCGCCCGCAATACGATTTTTTTGAGCTTTGCCCTAGCTTATGCAGAGGCGATCGCTGCAAGAAGAGTTTATATCGGCGTTAACGCTTTGGATTACTCCGGATACCCAGATTGTCGGCCTGACTATCTTAGGGCAATGCAGGAAGTTTTTAGACTAGGTACAAAACAGGGCAGGGAAGGAGAAGCGATCGCCATTATCGCGCCCCTGATAGACCTCAAGAAAACAGAAATTATCCAATTAGGGAATAAATTGGGCGTTCCTTGGGAAAAAACCTGGTCTTGCTATGCTGGAGGCGATCGCGCTTGTGGCGTCTGCGACTCCTGCCGATTGCGTGTTGCCGCTTTTGAGGAATTGCAATTAAAAGATCCTCTACCCTATGCTGAGCCACTTCCAGGAAACTGA
- a CDS encoding SGNH/GDSL hydrolase family protein yields the protein MSNLAWLQSALLRGKLVKVAVIVLAVVVGLLVLLEIGLRLLFGFGNPLIYVTDDKIGYLLAPNQRTRRFGNLIEINQYSMRSPAITVTRPESTLRVLLLGDSIANGGWWTDQADIISAVMTQQLQSSIASTNFNQVEVLNASANSWCPRNELAYLERFGTFNAQAVVLLINTDDLFGTAPTSVPIGRDRFYPSHKPPLALAEAFSRYVLPYTPPAEMAAVNAEPGDRVGFNIEAIWQIKTIVSQAGCHLLLAMTPLLREIGEPGPRDYELKARERLIDLTQTQKINYIDFLPIFNSTEQPENLYRDTIHLSPQGNQVVNAEIGRSLQELLQLQKPPFVSG from the coding sequence ATGTCTAATTTAGCCTGGTTACAGTCCGCGTTGTTGAGGGGGAAATTAGTGAAAGTTGCGGTGATTGTTTTAGCGGTTGTTGTTGGGTTGTTGGTGCTGCTGGAAATTGGGCTAAGATTGCTATTCGGATTTGGCAATCCCCTAATTTATGTTACCGATGACAAGATTGGTTATTTGTTAGCACCAAACCAGCGCACTCGCAGGTTTGGCAACCTGATAGAAATTAATCAGTATTCAATGCGTAGTCCAGCCATAACAGTAACTCGTCCAGAGTCTACTCTGCGGGTGCTGTTATTGGGAGACTCTATTGCTAACGGCGGCTGGTGGACGGATCAGGCTGATATTATTTCGGCTGTAATGACTCAGCAGTTGCAATCGTCTATTGCTAGTACAAATTTTAATCAGGTAGAAGTTCTTAACGCTTCGGCTAATTCTTGGTGTCCGCGCAATGAATTAGCTTATTTAGAGCGGTTTGGTACTTTTAACGCTCAGGCGGTGGTGTTGTTGATTAATACAGATGATTTGTTTGGCACAGCACCGACTTCAGTGCCTATAGGACGCGATCGCTTCTACCCCAGCCACAAACCCCCGTTAGCCTTAGCAGAAGCCTTCAGCCGCTACGTTTTGCCATACACGCCGCCAGCAGAAATGGCAGCCGTAAACGCAGAACCAGGCGATCGCGTTGGCTTTAATATAGAAGCCATCTGGCAAATTAAAACAATAGTCTCTCAAGCTGGCTGTCACTTGCTGCTAGCAATGACACCTTTACTCAGAGAAATAGGAGAACCCGGCCCACGCGATTATGAACTCAAAGCAAGAGAACGTCTAATTGATTTGACACAGACCCAGAAAATCAACTATATAGATTTTCTGCCTATTTTCAACTCAACCGAGCAGCCAGAAAATTTATACCGCGACACCATTCACCTGAGTCCTCAAGGAAACCAGGTGGTAAATGCAGAAATTGGGCGATCGCTCCAAGAGCTGTTACAGCTTCAAAAACCGCCATTTGTTAGTGGTTAA
- a CDS encoding Gfo/Idh/MocA family protein, whose amino-acid sequence MSARHSDAHVQRNQPKPIRIGVIGVGNMGQHHTRVLSLLKDVELVGVSDINVDRGLDTASKYRVRFFEDYRDLLPYVDAVCVAVPTRLHHEVGMTCLESGIHVLIEKPIAASIAEAESLVNAAAESGCILQVGHIERFNPAFQELSKVLKTEELLALEAHRMSPYSQRANDVSVVLDLMIHDIDLLIELAAAPVVKLTASGSRASDSGYLDYVTATLGFANGIVATLTASKVTHRKIRRIAAHCKNSLTEADFLNNEILIHRQTTANYMTDYGQVLYRQDGLIEKVYTSNIEPLHAELEHFVGCVRGGNQPSVGGEQALKALRLASLIEQMALDGKAWHLPEWERRAVNSPAIAVSY is encoded by the coding sequence ATGTCAGCGAGACATTCAGACGCTCATGTGCAGCGCAATCAGCCTAAACCGATCCGAATTGGAGTGATCGGCGTTGGCAATATGGGACAACATCATACCCGCGTTCTAAGTCTGCTCAAAGACGTTGAGCTAGTGGGTGTGTCCGATATTAACGTCGATCGGGGTTTGGACACGGCTAGCAAGTATCGAGTTCGCTTCTTTGAAGATTATCGCGATCTGCTTCCCTATGTTGATGCGGTCTGCGTTGCCGTCCCGACGCGCCTGCATCACGAAGTTGGGATGACTTGTCTAGAATCCGGTATTCACGTCTTAATTGAAAAACCGATTGCCGCTAGTATTGCGGAAGCAGAATCCCTAGTAAATGCAGCTGCCGAGTCGGGCTGTATTCTTCAAGTGGGACACATCGAACGCTTTAACCCAGCTTTTCAGGAACTCAGCAAAGTGCTGAAGACAGAAGAATTGCTGGCTCTAGAAGCTCACCGCATGAGTCCCTACTCGCAGCGGGCTAACGATGTCTCTGTAGTCTTGGATCTGATGATCCACGATATTGACCTGCTCATCGAGCTGGCAGCTGCCCCCGTCGTGAAATTGACAGCCAGTGGCAGCCGCGCCTCTGATTCTGGCTATTTAGACTATGTGACGGCTACGCTGGGCTTTGCAAATGGCATTGTCGCTACTCTGACAGCCAGTAAGGTGACGCACCGCAAAATCCGCCGCATTGCCGCCCATTGCAAAAATTCTCTGACTGAGGCTGATTTTCTCAACAATGAAATCCTGATTCACCGCCAAACTACTGCTAACTACATGACCGACTACGGTCAGGTGCTTTACCGCCAGGATGGTTTGATTGAGAAGGTTTACACCAGTAATATCGAACCGCTTCACGCCGAGTTGGAGCATTTTGTCGGTTGCGTGCGGGGTGGCAATCAGCCCTCCGTAGGCGGCGAGCAGGCTCTCAAAGCTTTGCGTTTAGCGAGTTTGATTGAACAGATGGCTCTCGATGGTAAAGCTTGGCATTTGCCAGAGTGGGAGCGTCGTGCTGTAAATTCTCCAGCGATCGCTGTTTCTTACTAA
- a CDS encoding hemolysin family protein, which translates to MRRVASVLVVLTVSGSVNLAGTDILLRILSVLVLIAINAFFVTAEFSVVSVRRSRINQLVEAGDIQAKTVQNLQRSIDKLLSTTQLGITLSSLALGWIGETTMAVVVVRWMMALPLPAEVSHMVAHSVAIPLAFFLIAYLQIVLGELCPKAVALLYSEQLARFLGLPIRAIARFFNPFLWILNHSTRLLLRLGGIDYTGQMSTRVTSEELQVIIATEQESPGLKAKERELLNNIFNFGDVVAGQVMVQRTSIVAIPISATFGMLLNQIAATGYSRYPVIGESLDDICGIIYFKELAEPLAQGQLELDAPIEPWIRPARFVPESTHVSTLLPVMQRSLQAMVIVVDEFGGTAGLLTIKDLIAEIIGSYPQQHTEELAVQILDQDTFLVQAQMNLEEVNEVLNLDLPLTDEYQTLGGFLLYEYQKIPPMGETLQYDNLDLTVVSAEGPRLDQIRIHRRSPSADIDAPQELEQSAAEANGRRPPASDRL; encoded by the coding sequence GTGCGGAGGGTTGCCTCCGTTTTAGTTGTGTTGACGGTAAGTGGTTCGGTTAATCTGGCTGGGACAGATATTCTGCTGAGAATTTTGTCGGTGTTAGTGCTAATTGCAATAAACGCCTTTTTTGTGACGGCTGAGTTTTCAGTGGTATCGGTGCGGCGATCGCGCATCAACCAATTGGTGGAAGCAGGTGATATTCAGGCTAAGACGGTGCAAAACCTGCAAAGGAGCATAGACAAGCTCCTTTCTACCACTCAGTTGGGTATAACTCTCTCTAGTCTGGCTCTCGGTTGGATTGGAGAGACTACTATGGCTGTTGTGGTGGTCAGATGGATGATGGCTCTGCCGCTCCCCGCCGAGGTCAGCCATATGGTTGCTCATTCCGTAGCCATCCCTCTAGCTTTTTTCCTCATTGCCTACTTGCAAATTGTTTTAGGAGAACTTTGCCCTAAAGCAGTTGCCCTGCTTTATTCGGAACAACTAGCAAGGTTTTTAGGGCTACCAATAAGAGCGATCGCCCGTTTTTTCAACCCCTTCCTCTGGATACTCAATCATTCAACTCGCTTGCTGTTGCGGCTGGGGGGCATTGACTATACGGGCCAGATGTCTACCCGCGTCACCTCAGAAGAGTTGCAGGTGATAATCGCCACAGAGCAGGAATCTCCAGGTCTGAAAGCCAAAGAGCGAGAGCTGCTCAACAATATATTTAACTTTGGCGACGTGGTGGCCGGACAAGTTATGGTTCAACGCACAAGCATTGTTGCCATTCCTATTAGTGCCACCTTCGGGATGCTGCTCAATCAGATTGCCGCAACGGGCTACTCTCGCTATCCCGTCATAGGAGAATCATTAGATGACATTTGCGGCATCATCTACTTCAAAGAATTAGCTGAACCCTTAGCACAAGGCCAGTTAGAGCTGGACGCGCCAATTGAACCCTGGATTCGTCCGGCGCGGTTTGTACCAGAATCTACTCATGTGAGTACGCTGTTACCAGTCATGCAGCGATCGCTCCAAGCTATGGTCATCGTCGTAGATGAGTTTGGCGGTACGGCTGGCTTGCTAACTATTAAAGATTTGATCGCGGAAATTATCGGTTCCTACCCACAGCAGCACACCGAAGAGTTAGCCGTGCAAATCCTCGATCAGGATACGTTTCTCGTGCAAGCACAGATGAATCTTGAAGAAGTTAACGAAGTTTTAAATCTAGACTTGCCCCTGACTGATGAATATCAAACTCTAGGCGGCTTTTTGCTTTACGAGTATCAAAAAATTCCACCTATGGGCGAAACGCTGCAATATGACAACCTCGATCTAACTGTAGTGTCTGCCGAAGGGCCACGTTTAGATCAAATTCGCATCCATAGGCGATCGCCTTCAGCAGATATAGACGCCCCACAAGAACTTGAACAGTCAGCCGCAGAAGCAAATGGGCGGCGTCCGCCTGCAAGCGATCGCCTCTAA